A single window of Arvicanthis niloticus isolate mArvNil1 chromosome 20, mArvNil1.pat.X, whole genome shotgun sequence DNA harbors:
- the Pbx2 gene encoding pre-B-cell leukemia transcription factor 2 isoform X1 encodes MDERLLGPPPPGGGRGGLGLVGGEPGGPGEPPGGGDPGGGGGGVPGGRGKQDIGDILQQIMTITDQSLDEAQAKKHALNCHRMKPALFSVLCEIKEKTGLSIRSSQEEEPVDPQLMRLDNMLLAEGVAGPEKGGGSAAAAAAAAASGGGVSPDNSIEHSDYRSKLAQIRHIYHSELEKYEQACNEFTTHVMNLLREQSRTRPVAPKEMERMVSIIHRKFSAIQMQLKQSTCEAVMILRSRFLDARRKRRNFSKQATEVLNEYFYSHLSNPYPSEEAKEELAKKCGITVSQVLGVLRCYSERGPRERVPLDPLCPTLQVSNWFGNKRIRYKKNIGKFQEEANIYAVKTAVSVAQGGHSRTSSPTPPSSAGSGGSFNLSGSGDMFLGMPGLNGDSYPASQVESLRHSMGPGSYGDNIGGSQIYSPREIRANGGWQEAVTPSSVTSPTEGPGSVHSDTSN; translated from the exons ATGGACGAGCGGCTGCTGGGGCCGCCCCCTCCGGGCGGGGGCCGTGGGGGTCTGGGGCTGGTAGGTGGGGAGCCCGGGGGCCCTGGCGAGCCTCCCGGTGGCGGAGACCccggtgggggaggtgggggggtcCCGGGAGGCCGAGGGAAGCAAGACATCGGGGACATTCTGCAACAGATAATGACCATCACCGACCAGAGCCTGGACGAGGCCCAGGCCAA GAAACACGCCCTAAACTGTCACCGAATGAAACCTGCCCTGTTTAGTGTCCTGTGTGAAATCAAGGAGAAAACTG GCCTTAGCATTCGGAGTTCCCAAGAGGAGGAGCCAGTGGACCCGCAGCTGATGCGCCTTGACAACATGCTTCTGGCAGAAGGTGTGGCTGGACCCGAGAAAGGGGGAGGCTCCGcggcagcagctgcagcagccgcAGCCTCCGGAGGTGGGGTGTCCCCGGACAACTCCATAGAACACTCGGACTATCGCAGCAAGCTTGCCCAGATCCGCCACATCTACCACTCAGAGCTGGAGAAGTATGAGCAG GCATGCAATGAGTTCACAACTCACGTCATGAACCTGCTGAGGGAGCAGAGCCGCACGCGTCCCGTCGCCCCTAAGGAGATGGAGCGGATGGTCAGCATCATTCACCGGAAGTTCAGCGCCATCCAGATGCAGCTCAAGCAGAGCACGTGCGAGGCCGTCATGATCCTGCGCTCTCGATTTCTGGATGCCAG ACGAAAACGCCGGAACTTCAGCAAACAGGCCACTGAGGTCCTGAATGAATATTTCTACTCCCACTTGAGTAACCCTTATCCTAGTGAGGAGGCCAAAGAAGAGCTTGCCAAGAAGTGTGGCATCACAGTCTCTCAGGTACTCGGGGTTCTCAGATGTTACTCGGAGAGGGGTCCCAGAGAAAGGGTTCCACTTGACCCCCTCTGCCCAACACTGCAGGTTTCCAACTGGTTTGGTAACAAGCGAATTCGCTACAAGAAAAATATTGGGAAGTTCCAGGAGGAGGCAAACATCTATGCTGTGAAGACAGCCGTGTCGGTCGCCCAGGGGGGCCACAGCCGGACCAGTTCTCCAACGCCCCCGTCCTCTGCAG gCTCTGGCGGCTCTTTCAATCTCTCAGGATCCGGAGACATGTTTCTGGGGATGCCCGGGCTCAACGGAGATTCCTACCCTGCTTCCCAG GTGGAATCGCTCCGACACTCGATGGGGCCAGGGAGCTACGGGGATAACATCGGGGGAAGCCAGATATACAGTCCTCGAGAAATTCGG GCCAATGGTGGCTGGCAGGAGGCTGTGACCCCGTCCTCGGTGACATCCCCAACAGAGGGACCAGGAAGTGTTCACTCTGACACCTCCAACTGA
- the Pbx2 gene encoding pre-B-cell leukemia transcription factor 2 isoform X2, which translates to MDERLLGPPPPGGGRGGLGLVGGEPGGPGEPPGGGDPGGGGGGVPGGRGKQDIGDILQQIMTITDQSLDEAQAKKHALNCHRMKPALFSVLCEIKEKTGLSIRSSQEEEPVDPQLMRLDNMLLAEGVAGPEKGGGSAAAAAAAAASGGGVSPDNSIEHSDYRSKLAQIRHIYHSELEKYEQACNEFTTHVMNLLREQSRTRPVAPKEMERMVSIIHRKFSAIQMQLKQSTCEAVMILRSRFLDARRKRRNFSKQATEVLNEYFYSHLSNPYPSEEAKEELAKKCGITVSQVSNWFGNKRIRYKKNIGKFQEEANIYAVKTAVSVAQGGHSRTSSPTPPSSAGSGGSFNLSGSGDMFLGMPGLNGDSYPASQVESLRHSMGPGSYGDNIGGSQIYSPREIRANGGWQEAVTPSSVTSPTEGPGSVHSDTSN; encoded by the exons ATGGACGAGCGGCTGCTGGGGCCGCCCCCTCCGGGCGGGGGCCGTGGGGGTCTGGGGCTGGTAGGTGGGGAGCCCGGGGGCCCTGGCGAGCCTCCCGGTGGCGGAGACCccggtgggggaggtgggggggtcCCGGGAGGCCGAGGGAAGCAAGACATCGGGGACATTCTGCAACAGATAATGACCATCACCGACCAGAGCCTGGACGAGGCCCAGGCCAA GAAACACGCCCTAAACTGTCACCGAATGAAACCTGCCCTGTTTAGTGTCCTGTGTGAAATCAAGGAGAAAACTG GCCTTAGCATTCGGAGTTCCCAAGAGGAGGAGCCAGTGGACCCGCAGCTGATGCGCCTTGACAACATGCTTCTGGCAGAAGGTGTGGCTGGACCCGAGAAAGGGGGAGGCTCCGcggcagcagctgcagcagccgcAGCCTCCGGAGGTGGGGTGTCCCCGGACAACTCCATAGAACACTCGGACTATCGCAGCAAGCTTGCCCAGATCCGCCACATCTACCACTCAGAGCTGGAGAAGTATGAGCAG GCATGCAATGAGTTCACAACTCACGTCATGAACCTGCTGAGGGAGCAGAGCCGCACGCGTCCCGTCGCCCCTAAGGAGATGGAGCGGATGGTCAGCATCATTCACCGGAAGTTCAGCGCCATCCAGATGCAGCTCAAGCAGAGCACGTGCGAGGCCGTCATGATCCTGCGCTCTCGATTTCTGGATGCCAG ACGAAAACGCCGGAACTTCAGCAAACAGGCCACTGAGGTCCTGAATGAATATTTCTACTCCCACTTGAGTAACCCTTATCCTAGTGAGGAGGCCAAAGAAGAGCTTGCCAAGAAGTGTGGCATCACAGTCTCTCAG GTTTCCAACTGGTTTGGTAACAAGCGAATTCGCTACAAGAAAAATATTGGGAAGTTCCAGGAGGAGGCAAACATCTATGCTGTGAAGACAGCCGTGTCGGTCGCCCAGGGGGGCCACAGCCGGACCAGTTCTCCAACGCCCCCGTCCTCTGCAG gCTCTGGCGGCTCTTTCAATCTCTCAGGATCCGGAGACATGTTTCTGGGGATGCCCGGGCTCAACGGAGATTCCTACCCTGCTTCCCAG GTGGAATCGCTCCGACACTCGATGGGGCCAGGGAGCTACGGGGATAACATCGGGGGAAGCCAGATATACAGTCCTCGAGAAATTCGG GCCAATGGTGGCTGGCAGGAGGCTGTGACCCCGTCCTCGGTGACATCCCCAACAGAGGGACCAGGAAGTGTTCACTCTGACACCTCCAACTGA